Proteins from one Oscillatoria nigro-viridis PCC 7112 genomic window:
- a CDS encoding AAA family ATPase, with amino-acid sequence MLAIRGYKITSQIYQGFNTVIYRGIKESDGQPAIFKILKNEYPHLEEITRLRQEYEVSKNLNIEGIVKPLELQELGNRKFILIVEDFGGIALSDSEKFKQPQIRDFLAIAIQLASTLAQLHDLCIIHKDIKPQNIIVNFTTNQVKITDFGIATRLSKENQSLSHPNLLEGTLAYLSPEQTGRMNRAIDYRTDFYSLGVTFYEMLTGKLPFPTTDVLELIYSHIAIQPVPPAKINSQIPQAISEIVMKLMAKTAEERYQSAEGLKFDLEQCLTQLETTGKIDNFQIGQEDLSSQLQIPQKLYGRFEQVQTLLAAFDRISNGTAEMMLVAGYSGIGKTAVVNEVHKPIVRQHGYFISGKFDQFKRNIPYASLIEAFSDLMRQLLTDSPQQIENWKQKLLYALGQQGRIITEVIPEVELIVGEQPPVPEVGATEAQNRFNRVFASFIQVFTQPEHPLVIFLDDLQWADLSSLKLIQLLVTNPDSQYLLMIGAYRDNEVSPTHPLMQTLKNNQENSANLTTITLAPLSSTDVNQIVADTLKESQKSQSLSALLFNKTQGNPFFLNQLLKYIYEEKLLAYNFNSRQWEWEIDEIQAVGIADYNVVELMVKQIQRLPEASQKILQLAACIGSRFYLDVLAIVNEESPIETANQLWSALKAGLILPLNDAYKIPLFFDRELAENLHLDDIASRQTASVQIPYKFLHDRVQQAAYSLIAEDQKKLTHLKIGQLLLKNTTPSQQEENIFAIVNQLNIGSEFITEQSEKNQLAALNLAAGRKAKAATASEAAANYFNAGMELLAASSWQSNYELTLNLYIEAVEAEYLCTNFERAAALAEIALQQATTLLEKVKVYELKVEFYIAQNQLSKALETGLQAVEMLGVSLAPLPSEGSSSVQMPRLEELENLPEMTDPYLLAALRILITATAAASISAPSTFVQIVLTKVNLCVEQGYSALAAIAYANYGIILCGPMADLDAGYYCGQLAIKLLDIFPDNKLKCRVYAPFYGLISHWKEQAKESIAPLEEAIQAGLETGDYQYAGYCVLHYCTNLLLSGECLEIVDVNIREYIKLLNKIKQEFPLNFIKVWHQLTLNLQGLSSDKMLLQGKSFDEAAMLVYLQETKNATTLLLVYQAKAFLCYLFKDYSQALACILAAHEHLRGDSGMMTFPAHHFYYSLILLANYNTAAPREQQQYLELVESHQEKMKRWAQDAPMNYQHKYDLIEAEKARILGQNEQAINLYERAISGAIEYERREDEAIAKELAGEFHFACGREHMSRFYLNESYYAYIRWGATAKAQDLESRYPKIFGRITAQKNLGLDFNTTTLTIGGSLEGLELLSVLKFSKIISGEIVLSELILQFMKIAFHNAGAQKGFLILNQSEGFAIAAAGEVEDSDINVLLSPQIELEQVVPLSVIYYVEKTLTTVVLNNAKAEGAFRTDPYIRTHQPKSVLCIPIINQGKMMGLLYFENNLATSAFTPTRLEVLKLISSQAAISLENAFLYHTQEQKVEERTAQLAQANQEISSLNNKLKAENIRLSAELEVTKRLQQMILPKQSELDKIKGLEIAGYMQPADEVGGDYYDVLTQNDKVKISIGDVTGHGLESGVLMIMAQTAVRTLQQMNETDPVKFLDVLNRTLYANIERIDSSKNMTLALLDYQDSNFTISGQHEEIIVVRTDGNIERIDTMELGFPVGLEEDIADFVSQVQVHLNPGDVVVIYTDGITEAVNINKVYYGIERLCQVAKENRHKTAEEIRQAVIDHLRQHIDKHKVFDDITLVVLKQK; translated from the coding sequence ATGTTAGCAATTCGCGGATATAAAATTACTTCACAAATTTACCAAGGGTTTAATACTGTTATTTATCGAGGGATCAAAGAGTCAGACGGACAGCCAGCGATATTTAAAATCCTCAAAAACGAGTATCCTCATCTAGAAGAAATTACCCGTTTAAGACAGGAATATGAAGTTTCCAAAAACCTTAATATAGAGGGTATAGTTAAACCTTTAGAACTACAAGAATTGGGGAACCGCAAATTTATCCTAATTGTGGAAGATTTTGGCGGAATTGCTCTCTCAGATAGCGAAAAATTTAAGCAGCCACAAATACGAGATTTTCTAGCGATCGCGATTCAGCTAGCATCTACCCTCGCTCAGTTGCACGATCTTTGCATTATTCACAAAGATATCAAACCCCAAAATATCATCGTCAATTTTACCACAAATCAAGTAAAAATTACCGATTTTGGGATTGCCACCCGCCTGTCTAAAGAGAATCAATCCCTCAGCCACCCCAACTTATTAGAAGGAACTCTTGCCTATCTATCCCCAGAACAAACAGGTCGGATGAATCGAGCAATCGACTACCGAACGGATTTCTACTCTTTAGGCGTCACGTTTTATGAAATGCTAACAGGGAAACTGCCCTTTCCGACCACTGACGTCCTCGAATTAATTTACTCCCACATTGCCATTCAACCCGTACCACCAGCAAAAATTAACAGCCAGATTCCTCAAGCAATTTCTGAAATTGTGATGAAATTGATGGCTAAAACTGCTGAAGAACGCTATCAAAGTGCTGAAGGTTTGAAATTCGATCTAGAACAGTGTTTAACTCAATTAGAAACTACAGGGAAAATTGACAACTTTCAAATTGGTCAAGAAGATTTATCAAGTCAATTGCAAATTCCGCAGAAACTCTACGGTCGATTTGAACAAGTTCAGACACTCCTAGCCGCCTTCGACCGCATCAGTAATGGGACAGCGGAAATGATGCTAGTAGCGGGCTATTCAGGCATTGGGAAAACTGCTGTAGTTAATGAAGTTCACAAACCGATTGTCCGGCAGCATGGCTATTTCATTTCGGGTAAATTTGACCAATTTAAGCGCAACATTCCCTACGCTTCTCTGATAGAAGCTTTCTCGGATCTGATGCGCCAACTATTAACTGATAGTCCGCAACAGATAGAGAATTGGAAACAAAAACTCTTATACGCGTTAGGCCAGCAAGGCCGAATTATTACAGAAGTTATTCCCGAAGTTGAACTGATCGTTGGCGAACAGCCGCCCGTGCCAGAAGTGGGAGCAACTGAAGCTCAAAATCGATTTAATCGGGTGTTTGCCAGCTTTATTCAAGTTTTTACTCAACCAGAACACCCGCTGGTTATTTTTCTAGATGATTTGCAGTGGGCTGATTTATCGTCGCTCAAGTTAATTCAACTGCTAGTGACTAACCCCGACAGCCAATATCTACTGATGATTGGTGCTTATCGAGATAATGAAGTTAGTCCGACGCATCCTTTGATGCAAACTTTGAAAAATAATCAAGAAAATTCAGCTAATTTAACAACAATTACTCTCGCACCTTTGAGTAGTACAGATGTCAATCAAATAGTTGCCGACACTCTCAAGGAAAGCCAAAAATCCCAAAGTCTATCCGCTCTGCTATTTAACAAAACTCAAGGCAATCCTTTCTTTTTAAATCAACTGCTAAAATATATTTATGAAGAAAAGCTGTTAGCTTACAATTTTAATAGTCGCCAATGGGAGTGGGAAATAGATGAAATTCAAGCGGTAGGAATTGCGGATTATAACGTTGTCGAGTTAATGGTAAAGCAGATTCAAAGGCTGCCGGAAGCAAGTCAAAAGATTTTGCAGTTAGCAGCTTGTATCGGCAGCAGATTTTATTTAGATGTTTTGGCGATCGTCAATGAAGAATCTCCTATAGAAACGGCAAATCAACTGTGGTCTGCCCTAAAGGCAGGTTTGATTCTCCCCTTGAACGACGCCTACAAAATTCCGCTCTTTTTTGACCGCGAACTGGCAGAGAATTTGCACCTTGACGATATCGCCAGCCGTCAAACTGCATCTGTGCAAATTCCTTACAAGTTTTTGCACGATCGCGTACAGCAAGCAGCTTATTCTCTCATTGCCGAAGACCAAAAAAAATTAACTCACCTCAAAATTGGTCAACTGCTGCTGAAAAATACGACCCCATCTCAGCAAGAAGAAAACATTTTTGCGATCGTCAATCAACTGAATATCGGCAGCGAGTTCATCACCGAGCAGTCAGAAAAAAACCAACTCGCTGCCCTGAATCTCGCCGCAGGTCGGAAAGCTAAAGCAGCAACAGCCTCCGAAGCGGCTGCCAATTATTTTAATGCGGGCATGGAACTCCTGGCAGCTTCTAGCTGGCAAAGCAATTACGAACTCACGCTCAACCTCTATATAGAAGCTGTAGAAGCAGAATACTTGTGTACCAACTTCGAGAGAGCTGCTGCACTGGCAGAAATAGCGCTGCAACAGGCAACAACCCTGCTCGAAAAGGTGAAAGTTTACGAGCTAAAAGTTGAATTTTATATCGCTCAAAACCAGCTATCCAAAGCCCTTGAAACCGGACTGCAAGCGGTAGAGATGCTCGGAGTTTCCCTAGCTCCTCTTCCCAGCGAGGGCAGCAGTTCCGTGCAGATGCCGAGATTAGAAGAGTTAGAAAACCTTCCCGAAATGACCGATCCCTATTTGCTAGCAGCTCTGCGAATCTTGATAACGGCAACGGCAGCGGCTTCGATCTCAGCGCCTTCAACCTTTGTTCAGATAGTTTTAACGAAGGTCAATCTTTGTGTGGAACAGGGTTATTCAGCTCTGGCAGCGATCGCTTACGCAAATTACGGCATAATTTTGTGCGGGCCGATGGCAGACTTGGACGCGGGATATTACTGCGGGCAGTTGGCGATTAAACTCCTAGATATTTTTCCTGACAACAAACTCAAATGTCGAGTTTATGCGCCATTTTACGGTTTGATATCCCATTGGAAAGAGCAGGCTAAGGAAAGTATTGCACCGTTAGAAGAGGCGATTCAAGCCGGTTTGGAAACGGGAGATTACCAATATGCAGGCTATTGCGTACTCCACTATTGTACCAACCTATTATTGAGCGGCGAATGCTTAGAAATTGTCGATGTAAACATTAGGGAATATATCAAACTTTTAAATAAAATCAAACAGGAATTTCCGCTCAATTTCATTAAGGTATGGCATCAACTGACCTTAAATTTGCAAGGATTATCATCAGATAAAATGCTGCTGCAAGGCAAAAGTTTTGATGAAGCAGCGATGCTGGTATATTTGCAGGAAACCAAAAATGCAACAACGCTGTTATTAGTTTACCAGGCCAAAGCCTTTCTCTGTTATTTATTTAAAGATTATTCCCAGGCTCTTGCCTGCATTTTGGCAGCTCACGAACACCTCAGAGGCGATAGCGGCATGATGACGTTTCCCGCTCACCACTTCTATTATTCGCTGATCCTGCTCGCTAATTACAACACCGCTGCGCCGAGGGAGCAACAGCAATATCTGGAATTAGTAGAATCTCATCAGGAAAAAATGAAACGCTGGGCGCAAGACGCGCCGATGAACTATCAGCACAAGTACGACCTGATCGAGGCAGAAAAAGCGCGGATTTTAGGGCAAAATGAGCAAGCAATTAACTTGTACGAAAGAGCGATATCGGGAGCGATAGAGTACGAACGCCGGGAAGATGAAGCTATTGCTAAAGAACTGGCTGGAGAATTTCATTTTGCTTGCGGTCGCGAACATATGAGTCGGTTCTATCTGAACGAATCCTACTACGCTTATATTCGCTGGGGAGCTACGGCAAAAGCCCAAGATTTAGAGTCAAGGTATCCAAAAATATTTGGGAGAATAACAGCTCAAAAAAATCTCGGTCTTGATTTTAATACCACGACATTAACAATAGGAGGTAGCTTGGAAGGATTAGAGCTACTTTCTGTGCTTAAATTTTCCAAAATCATCTCTGGGGAAATTGTTTTAAGCGAACTGATTTTACAATTTATGAAAATTGCGTTCCATAATGCTGGCGCTCAAAAAGGATTTCTGATTTTGAATCAGTCAGAAGGTTTTGCGATCGCAGCCGCTGGGGAAGTTGAGGACAGCGATATTAATGTGTTGTTATCTCCCCAGATTGAACTAGAGCAAGTTGTTCCCTTAAGCGTTATTTATTATGTGGAAAAGACTCTCACAACTGTCGTTTTAAATAATGCTAAGGCTGAAGGAGCTTTTAGAACCGACCCTTATATCAGGACGCATCAACCCAAGTCAGTCTTATGTATTCCCATCATCAATCAAGGCAAAATGATGGGTTTACTTTACTTTGAAAATAATTTGGCAACTAGCGCTTTCACTCCGACGCGGCTGGAAGTTTTAAAACTGATCTCTTCTCAAGCAGCAATCTCGCTAGAAAATGCCTTCCTTTACCACACGCAGGAACAAAAAGTAGAAGAGCGCACCGCCCAACTCGCCCAAGCAAACCAGGAAATTAGCAGCCTCAATAACAAACTTAAAGCCGAAAACATCCGCCTCAGTGCTGAGTTAGAAGTCACGAAACGACTGCAACAAATGATCTTGCCCAAACAATCAGAACTCGATAAAATTAAAGGATTAGAAATAGCTGGATATATGCAACCTGCCGATGAAGTTGGTGGCGACTACTACGACGTGCTAACCCAAAATGATAAGGTAAAAATTAGCATCGGCGATGTTACGGGACATGGTTTAGAAAGTGGCGTATTGATGATTATGGCGCAAACCGCAGTCCGCACTCTCCAACAAATGAACGAAACCGATCCGGTGAAGTTTCTTGATGTGTTAAACCGCACCCTTTATGCCAATATCGAGCGCATCGACTCGTCTAAAAACATGACCTTGGCTTTGTTAGATTATCAAGATAGTAACTTTACCATCAGCGGTCAACATGAAGAAATAATAGTAGTCCGTACTGATGGTAACATCGAACGGATCGATACAATGGAACTCGGCTTTCCTGTGGGATTAGAGGAAGATATTGCTGATTTTGTTTCCCAAGTTCAAGTGCATCTTAATCCAGGGGATGTAGTAGTGATTTACACAGATGGAATTACCGAAGCTGTAAATATAAATAAAGTGTATTACGGCATAGAAAGATTGTGCCAAGTGGCCAAAGAAAATCGCCACAAAACGGCTGAAGAAATTCGACAAGCAGTAATCGATCATCTGCGGCAACATATTGACAAACATAAAGTTTTTGACGACATTACGTTGGTAGTCCTAAAACAGAAATAA
- a CDS encoding carotenoid oxygenase family protein: protein MSVSRVEFGLKQDNPEAKYPPLKLLVKDGKQIPSGLQGHVFIISATGSVDSKSRDDNKDIVFPSSDGFTPFYNGDGMVYRFDFDNLEEGVFLTTRIAKTPCYYADAATNKCKPNLRFKNRGIMRMSDQLGIRNQLNTGFLPMKFLQEDNERLLITWDIGRPYEIDTKTLEAVTPVGWDRDWRAFNPLLAKLPLQPPFPFKLVQTSAHPCFDENTGEMFTVNSGRSLSTFIAQLCPVLYWAFGLIDSIRNRSQRRFQQVPDQKNFFQKLADALKKTIHLFWSLLQRFNIAVLVRVRYRQVLRSKDFSPQSAPHLLEKRDIFANFVYVISWDGKEKINKWQVTHPNGCPIAIKQSMHQIGLTEDYVVLMDTAFKFLLEEILPAPNEPKYEEIEKWLRNLIDRPQLPDSTIYIVRRTDLKSDVKKVVARQVVIPRETTHFLTDYKNPNDQITLHLAHVCAWDVAEWIRKIDFSNSDNNGGLPHMFGMTVGPLDISRIGCYVLDAKDAKLIEVVRSDLTGVYADNQPNKYCQDTQSNGKEYCKYTWGPALYAYRENPPSGHFDNIYWSFFGCWEDIFTEQGFKMYQNYKYREIPADEVRLLTKKGIKSNLLRLHIADLDTLEANENRLQIQDAYEFDTGYFGNSPQFVPRAGSTGGSTDGYIVCVVYNGTDEQPDNGNEIWIFDAADLKSGPLCKLWHPQLNFGISVHTTWLSKIGKRTASYNIPVKQDYEYLVKQQPQEIQEFFNEWVYPKREPKDSGDCSVS, encoded by the coding sequence TTGTCAGTTAGTCGAGTAGAATTTGGGCTAAAACAAGATAATCCAGAAGCCAAGTATCCCCCGCTAAAACTGCTAGTAAAGGACGGAAAACAAATACCGTCAGGATTGCAAGGCCACGTATTTATTATTTCAGCTACAGGCTCTGTAGACTCTAAATCTCGCGATGATAACAAAGATATTGTATTTCCTTCCAGTGATGGTTTCACGCCATTCTACAACGGCGACGGGATGGTTTATCGCTTTGATTTTGACAATCTTGAGGAAGGAGTATTTCTCACAACTAGAATTGCTAAAACCCCCTGTTACTATGCCGACGCAGCCACAAATAAGTGCAAGCCTAACCTGAGATTTAAAAATCGCGGCATCATGCGAATGTCTGACCAGTTAGGGATTCGCAATCAGCTAAACACCGGCTTTCTGCCCATGAAATTTCTTCAGGAAGACAACGAAAGACTGCTGATAACTTGGGATATAGGGCGTCCCTACGAAATTGATACAAAAACGCTGGAAGCAGTCACGCCCGTGGGTTGGGATCGAGATTGGAGAGCCTTTAATCCGCTATTAGCTAAGCTTCCCTTACAACCGCCTTTTCCGTTTAAATTAGTTCAGACTTCAGCCCATCCTTGTTTTGACGAGAACACAGGGGAAATGTTTACTGTCAACAGCGGGCGATCGCTCTCCACTTTTATTGCTCAATTGTGTCCAGTCCTCTATTGGGCTTTTGGTTTAATTGACAGCATCAGAAATCGATCCCAGCGACGATTTCAGCAAGTTCCCGACCAAAAAAACTTTTTCCAAAAATTAGCAGACGCCTTGAAAAAAACAATTCATTTATTCTGGAGTCTGCTGCAAAGATTTAATATAGCGGTTCTCGTGCGAGTGAGGTACAGACAGGTCTTGCGGAGCAAGGATTTCAGTCCTCAATCTGCACCTCATCTACTTGAGAAACGCGATATATTTGCCAACTTTGTCTATGTGATTTCCTGGGATGGCAAAGAAAAGATTAATAAATGGCAGGTAACGCACCCCAATGGTTGCCCGATCGCAATTAAACAGAGTATGCACCAGATAGGATTGACTGAAGACTACGTGGTGCTGATGGACACGGCCTTTAAATTCTTACTAGAAGAAATACTTCCGGCGCCAAACGAGCCAAAATATGAAGAAATAGAAAAATGGCTGAGAAACTTAATCGATCGCCCGCAATTACCCGACAGTACCATCTACATTGTCCGCCGCACTGACCTGAAATCAGATGTCAAGAAAGTGGTAGCGCGACAGGTTGTCATTCCCCGCGAAACCACGCACTTTCTCACAGACTATAAAAATCCGAACGATCAAATCACGCTGCACTTAGCGCACGTATGCGCTTGGGATGTAGCTGAATGGATTCGCAAGATCGATTTCAGCAACTCAGACAACAATGGAGGCTTACCCCATATGTTTGGGATGACAGTAGGGCCATTAGATATTAGTCGCATAGGATGCTACGTACTCGATGCTAAGGATGCCAAACTAATCGAAGTTGTCAGAAGCGATTTGACCGGAGTTTATGCAGACAACCAGCCTAACAAATATTGCCAGGACACTCAGAGCAACGGTAAAGAATATTGCAAATACACTTGGGGACCAGCACTTTATGCTTACCGTGAAAATCCGCCTTCTGGACACTTTGACAATATCTACTGGAGCTTTTTTGGATGCTGGGAAGATATTTTCACCGAACAAGGATTCAAAATGTATCAAAACTATAAATATCGGGAAATACCAGCCGATGAAGTGCGCCTGTTGACCAAAAAAGGCATCAAATCTAACTTGTTACGACTGCACATAGCAGATCTGGATACCCTTGAAGCAAATGAAAATCGGTTGCAGATTCAAGACGCATACGAATTTGACACAGGTTATTTCGGCAACTCGCCGCAATTTGTCCCCCGCGCGGGTTCAACAGGCGGCTCAACAGACGGCTATATTGTATGTGTAGTTTATAATGGTACAGATGAGCAACCTGACAACGGCAATGAAATCTGGATTTTCGACGCTGCGGATTTGAAGAGCGGCCCCCTATGCAAACTCTGGCATCCACAACTTAATTTTGGGATTTCCGTACACACGACTTGGTTGTCCAAGATTGGCAAACGGACGGCTAGTTATAATATTCCGGTGAAACAAGATTACGAATATTTAGTCAAACAGCAACCTCAAGAAATTCAGGAGTTCTTTAACGAGTGGGTATATCCGAAGCGAGAACCAAAAGACAGCGGTGACTGTAGCGTTAGTTAG
- the surE gene encoding 5'/3'-nucleotidase SurE, translating to MTIILTNDDGIDAPGIQALLQAVSGKTIMVAPQGQLSGCGHQVTAHSRIHVDRRSSVEYAVGGTPADCVRIALHHVCAKPDLVLSGINAGGNLGVDVYISGTVAAVREAAMHGIPGIAISHRIKRPLEIDWDVATRWTSRVLAHLLNREPKSGCFWNVNLPHLAPGSAEPEIVFCQPSTQPLPVVYRRSGEYFYYAGEYGSRDRAPGTDVDVCFEGNIAVTEISL from the coding sequence ATGACGATAATTTTAACCAACGACGACGGCATCGATGCTCCGGGCATTCAAGCACTTTTGCAAGCAGTAAGCGGCAAAACAATTATGGTGGCTCCGCAGGGGCAATTGTCCGGCTGCGGGCATCAAGTGACGGCTCACAGTCGGATTCATGTCGATCGGCGATCGTCCGTGGAATATGCTGTAGGGGGAACACCGGCCGATTGCGTGCGTATTGCTCTTCATCACGTTTGTGCGAAGCCGGATTTGGTGCTTTCGGGTATTAACGCGGGCGGCAATTTGGGGGTTGACGTTTATATTTCGGGTACGGTGGCGGCTGTGCGCGAAGCAGCCATGCACGGTATTCCGGGAATCGCAATTTCCCACCGGATTAAAAGGCCGCTTGAAATAGACTGGGATGTCGCTACTCGCTGGACATCGCGAGTGTTGGCCCATTTGCTGAACCGGGAACCAAAGTCGGGGTGTTTCTGGAATGTGAATTTGCCGCATTTAGCGCCCGGAAGTGCGGAACCGGAAATTGTGTTTTGCCAGCCTTCGACGCAGCCGCTGCCAGTCGTTTACCGGAGGTCGGGAGAATACTTTTATTATGCCGGAGAATATGGCTCGCGCGATCGGGCGCCTGGGACTGATGTGGACGTGTGTTTTGAGGGTAATATTGCAGTGACTGAGATATCGCTGTGA
- a CDS encoding pentapeptide repeat-containing protein yields the protein MEVTELLKEYENGNRDFADANLSGANLSGAILVGVNLSRANLSGANLSRAHLTKAELNGANLYRANLSFAKMGQARLADAELTKANLSGAFLVKAKLPRAKLSGAQLIGSNLRSAILWNANLCTADMQFINLRGANLTGANLNWANCGGAKLSGAKLFGTQLTGIYLRKAYINGIDLSRTDLNGVNLSEAKLNGVNLEGSNLLAANLSGAQLRGVKLMGADLTRANLVGVSLVQANLDWARLCYADLSEADLSGATLTGTNFEGTQLAGSTMPPSLSNDVYLTAAGGVAA from the coding sequence ATGGAAGTAACCGAGCTGCTCAAAGAATACGAAAATGGAAACAGAGACTTTGCTGACGCAAACCTCAGCGGAGCAAACCTCAGCGGAGCTATATTAGTTGGCGTAAACCTTTCGAGGGCTAACCTGTCGGGAGCTAACCTGAGTCGGGCGCATCTGACCAAAGCAGAACTCAACGGCGCAAACCTTTACAGGGCAAATCTGAGTTTTGCCAAAATGGGCCAAGCCAGACTAGCCGACGCAGAACTGACAAAAGCCAATCTCAGCGGAGCTTTCCTCGTCAAAGCAAAACTGCCGAGGGCAAAGTTGAGCGGCGCCCAACTCATCGGTAGCAACCTGCGGAGCGCCATCCTCTGGAACGCCAATTTGTGTACAGCCGACATGCAATTCATCAACCTGCGGGGCGCCAACCTCACGGGAGCCAACCTCAACTGGGCAAACTGTGGAGGGGCAAAACTCAGCGGTGCAAAGCTTTTTGGCACTCAACTAACAGGCATCTATCTCAGGAAAGCTTACATCAACGGCATCGACCTGAGCAGGACGGATCTCAATGGCGTCAACCTGAGCGAAGCCAAACTGAACGGGGTAAACCTGGAAGGCTCGAACTTGTTAGCTGCCAATCTCAGCGGGGCTCAGTTGCGGGGCGTCAAGTTGATGGGAGCAGATTTAACCAGGGCAAATCTGGTGGGAGTTTCTTTGGTGCAGGCAAACCTCGATTGGGCTAGGCTGTGCTATGCAGACTTGAGCGAAGCCGACTTGAGCGGGGCAACATTGACGGGAACCAACTTTGAGGGTACTCAGTTAGCCGGATCGACAATGCCACCATCTTTGAGCAATGATGTCTACTTAACTGCAGCAGGTGGTGTCGCAGCTTAG
- a CDS encoding FAD-dependent oxidoreductase, translated as MRIAIVGGGASGMAAAYWLNKQGHHVTVLESQPILGGHIRTLNKNVVPNQSECNEILENGVLEFPTVFYNFVALMQELGVELEPVQIGSALFFKDGTHFLSAVSIRKNFTGIQRLLEYLRLDSLYARSAGFILKMRFAKQHDFYDVSLSESLKSSCVRNYWLKLLTMYSYSIPFELLDNFPAELAMPVLREYASVNWVRIKGGVYSYIEKILERFKGNILLNVEIANISRSADSVKIVLSDGEIQEFDKVVFAMPPDRVMRLLSDPTDAERKRFSAWKANYATTVLHSDTSMYDRYGIRKLSEFDFFETDKGWGYNASLNQLCGISSPREYSLAFQLEESIDKKHIIHIQKHHTPLYTVESFRYRDEVIETNGENNTYHAGAYLGDGLHEGAITSALRVAKLIG; from the coding sequence ATGAGAATTGCAATTGTTGGGGGCGGAGCCAGTGGTATGGCAGCAGCCTACTGGCTCAATAAACAGGGGCATCACGTCACTGTGTTGGAAAGTCAGCCAATTTTAGGCGGACACATTCGGACGCTGAACAAAAATGTTGTACCCAATCAATCTGAGTGCAATGAAATATTAGAAAATGGGGTGCTGGAATTTCCCACTGTATTTTACAATTTCGTGGCTTTGATGCAGGAACTCGGCGTTGAATTAGAACCTGTGCAGATTGGTTCCGCGCTGTTTTTTAAAGATGGCACTCACTTTTTGTCTGCGGTATCTATCCGAAAAAATTTCACCGGAATCCAACGCCTGCTCGAGTATTTGCGGCTGGATAGTCTCTACGCTCGTTCGGCTGGATTTATTTTAAAGATGCGGTTTGCTAAACAGCACGATTTCTACGATGTGTCGCTTTCTGAGTCTTTGAAAAGCTCGTGCGTCCGCAATTATTGGCTGAAGTTGCTGACGATGTACAGCTACTCGATACCGTTTGAATTGCTCGACAATTTTCCGGCGGAATTAGCGATGCCTGTTTTGCGCGAATATGCCTCGGTCAACTGGGTGAGGATTAAAGGCGGGGTGTATTCTTACATTGAAAAGATTTTGGAACGGTTTAAGGGCAATATACTGCTGAATGTGGAGATTGCCAATATTTCTAGAAGTGCGGATTCTGTAAAAATTGTGCTTTCTGATGGGGAAATCCAGGAATTTGATAAGGTGGTTTTTGCGATGCCACCAGATCGAGTTATGAGGTTACTGTCAGATCCGACTGATGCGGAAAGGAAGCGGTTTTCGGCGTGGAAAGCCAATTATGCAACCACTGTACTGCATTCTGATACATCAATGTACGATCGCTACGGTATCCGCAAGTTATCAGAATTTGATTTTTTCGAGACGGACAAGGGATGGGGATATAATGCGAGCTTGAATCAGCTTTGCGGCATCTCCTCGCCACGAGAGTACAGTTTAGCTTTTCAACTGGAGGAGTCGATCGACAAAAAGCACATTATTCACATTCAGAAACATCACACGCCGCTGTACACTGTCGAGTCTTTTCGATATCGAGATGAAGTTATAGAGACTAATGGCGAGAACAACACTTATCATGCGGGAGCTTATTTGGGGGATGGTTTGCACGAAGGAGCAATTACCTCTGCTTTGCGAGTCGCGAAATTAATCGGGTAA